Below is a genomic region from Sander vitreus isolate 19-12246 chromosome 15, sanVit1, whole genome shotgun sequence.
ACGTCCTTGTCCTGGACAGGAAAGACATTTAAATCAATAACAGATACTTGcaaatcattcattttcatgAGGAAACAGTCTAGAAACAGTATGAAATTATTTATTGTACAGCGACTACACATGGTTTCAGCTCTATGGACCGCCATGCTGTATTTTTCTTTCCCATACCTTTCTCAACATGGTGTTTGGCAGCTTGCGGATCTTCTCCACATGCTCAGCGCTGATATCCAACTCGCGGCAACAGACCCTCAGAAGGGAACGATAGGTAAGCTCCTGGCGGTCCAGCTCCACTTCAATGAAGTCGTTCTCCCGAGCGTTGGGGTTCTGGATACGCACCTTCAGCACCAACTCTAGAAAAAAGGACCAGAGTGATACCTCTTTATTAACTAAGATATTGTGCTTTCTAATAAGATGACGGACATAGCTCGAGGTGAGTCACTGCAAAAGATGGGTGTGTAGAAGCAGTGTTCGGTTTTTATGCACTAGTCACTATCCACTATTCTCTTGGCTCTTTAATGACTTCTTTTGCAGTTTGTCTCGatgcttttaatgttttatgtaaaccCAACCGGCAGAAAAGGGAACATCCACCAACAACCCTTTATGGTGTAAAGAGTTGGCTGCCAACACACAAATTAGAATGTTGTCATGCCTTCGCTCCAACTGGTCGCTTAACTGAGAACACGTAAGCTTTACCCTGTTCACACATAATAACTGACTCAGAGTGGAAGGCTTTCTTGCCTCTAATGAGCACAAAGCTTGCAGGTGCGTTTAGCCACACGCAGTGACTTATTGGAGTCCctactggttgcctggcaacctcatggCGACAAAACCACTCCAGGAAGTCCCAGCTTCCAGCCAAGAAATGAACTCCctttaaaaccacaacttgacatttttacttttctgtagggctgggtaccgaattgcCTCTGAGGTATCGAGCATCGAAAAATGCCtagtcattcaataccaaattttaatacctaaggagtaaatctcatcagcgtcagtgagccaacgAGCATGCAGCGTGCTTCTCCCAAGATCTAACGATGTCTgcgattggctgtctaatgttacacgtcATAGAGACATTCAGGAAAATCTCTACGTTgtgcacagagacggggctcgcGTAGTAGGAGCTGGAAAATACAAGAAAGTTTCCCattatgtgtaatgttgtactttctttttgttttataaaattggtatcgaaaaaaaaaaaacattgtttaggAACTGGTATTGAAGTCAAGGTATTGGTATCgaacatttttgaacgatacccagccctacttttcTGTTTGTGAAcatattaattaatataatttagaggtgctggttggCATTTGACTTTTGGATAGAGCCAGGCTAATATGTATGATGTAATATGGTGCTTGCCTATCATCATGTTGCGTCGTGTATATTGATGTGGGGTTAGAAATAATTACGTGATTTCTCTCTCACCTTGCACGTTGACAGGGAAGGTGCTGGTGAAGAAGAAAGGCTGGAAGGCTGGCATGGGCCCACCAGCCTGGCCGTAGCTCAGCTGCTGTGGGATAGACTGCTGCCTGCTCATAGTTGGGTTAGCGCCGGCCACCGGGGCCTGGACCTGGCTCCCACTGCTGCTGGCCAAGCTGGGGCTGGGTGAGGCCAACGGAGGCGAGCACATGGTGCCATTATGTGCCACCGCATGTGGGTAGTCAGCATGGTTGACAAGGTGCGGCTCAACTGACAGGTCCATGGGCACTGTGCAGTTAACAACGGCGCGATTGTGGGATGAGGCCGGGCTGGGTGACACACCATTTTGCTCAGTCACAGGAATGAATTCCCCAGCCTGGGCTTGGCTGTCAGTGGTAGGATttgggggaggagaggggcCGTCAGAGAGCAGGCTCTGTGACTTCTGAGGCTCATGAGTCGGTGAAAGGGAGGGTGAATCGCTGTGCGTATCCTCAGCGTGTTCTCCAGAACCATTCTGTGTAAGGTGCTGTGCCAGGATGATCTCTGACCTGTTATCCATCTTGGAATACATGAAGGCCGGGTTAGACAGGTAGTTTGGGATGATTGGTAACTCAGGCTCCTTGACTTCAGGCACTTCCTCCACTTCAACTGTGGTAATAATGTGCATAAAAAGAGGATTATTTCCTCAAAAAGCAGCTCAAAATGATAACCCATTTTTCACTGTCAAACCATAAACAGCAGTAGATACATTTATACCATCGCTACCCGGGGTTATAACCTGTACATTAAATGTCAATGTATCACATGGACTGTGTATGCAACTGATATAGCACATGCCAGTAGAAACTAAATACTTGTAATACATAATAATGATGTGACAGGGAACAAGATGGTAAGAAATGTGTAGTTTACCTCCTAAAAGCCGTTTGATCTCTGGTTTGGATGTAAGTTGTGAGGCCAACTCATCCTTAGCCGTGAGGATTTCTTTGTCTGCTCCATAACTGAGTAAGTAGGACACTATGTGCTTATGGTTCCTCTTGCATGCCCAGTGCAGACATGTCCTTTTGAGATTATTGCAGAGTGAGAACACAGTTAtaagaaacaaaacattgtgGATATGCTGATAAAATGACTTTAAGACAGTATATGTTGGAGATCATTTAAGTTTACATTCATATAGTTCCACCTATCATCACACAGGTTGTGTATTTAACTAGGAAGTTGGAGTCGTGAATCACAGCAGAACATGACAATGTtgtaaaatcattttatttatatgctGACAGAATTGTGTTGCATATGGACTTTAGTAATACAAATCAAGTTATTTTATCTTTGTGTTATGTTATTTAAGTCAATAAACGTACTAGCTACAATATACATGTGCCAATGAGAACAGGCTTGGCAGTTTCATGACTGGAGCAACCATGTGCCaattcacattttatttgacttttctcCACAGTGACTGGTCCCTTCAGTTTTGGGATGACTAGAATAATGGCACTTTATACTTTAAACCATCCCAAAATAAGCAGGGTGGCATGTCTGGCTGACTAACGAGCGTTGCTCTGCCTAATAAGATAACACTGGCCAGCTTGAATCCCTGGAACAATGCACTTGGCTGCACTAAACTTTTCAATAAGCGTCAACAACTGATTTACAACACTCGTCGGCATTCGTCCAAACACTCACCAGCCATTTATTTCATTCTGTGAATTCACGTTTACTCCACTCTCCACCAATGTCCGCACTTCATCGATATCCCCGATGGCAGACGCCTCTCTCAGTCGCTCCTGTAATTCTTTATCCAACGAAGTGGTGGACATTTTGGTACAGACAACTAGCTAGCGCTGCGAGATCATAGGATACACAAAATCCTCTCGGATTAAGTTGTCAAAACTAATCGCCTATCGATGTTCAGACTACCGATGGCACAAAGGTGCACTAAAAATAGACTTgtcagctaacattagctacccgGCTAATCTTACCTACAGGCTAGCTCAACGAGATGCTAGTAGTCTTTGGTGCTAGCTTGTGGCAGCAGATCGCTTCGGCTAATGCAACTTCGTGTTGAGTCTTTGGCGTTCCCGATAATAGACAGTAGGTCCCGTCCTCGCCATGTATCTCTGTTGTTTGTTCACATTATAGTACCACTACCGACACTCAGGGCACTCATTCAAACAATCAGTGGTGTCGGAGTTCCGTCAGTGGGCTGCCAAAAACATCACCGCCTCATCGGGGGGCATCTTTAGATGTAACAACAGTGAGCACAAATGTTAGTTCCCATATGAATACTCTCAATTATCGGACGCGTTTTGTTGCCACTTGACTTTATGTAAAAGTATGTAACATTATCCAGTCCCGAGTTCTCGTCATAACTCTGATAATTAAAAGGTGAAATCATtgttatgaacacacacacatacacgcgcgCACTGGTGTTGCTGGGCTATTGGTAACCATGCAACCAGTGGAGAATAATAATTTCCACGTGTT
It encodes:
- the ankrd40 gene encoding ankyrin repeat domain-containing protein 40; protein product: MSTTSLDKELQERLREASAIGDIDEVRTLVESGVNVNSQNEINGWTCLHWACKRNHKHIVSYLLSYGADKEILTAKDELASQLTSKPEIKRLLGVEVEEVPEVKEPELPIIPNYLSNPAFMYSKMDNRSEIILAQHLTQNGSGEHAEDTHSDSPSLSPTHEPQKSQSLLSDGPSPPPNPTTDSQAQAGEFIPVTEQNGVSPSPASSHNRAVVNCTVPMDLSVEPHLVNHADYPHAVAHNGTMCSPPLASPSPSLASSSGSQVQAPVAGANPTMSRQQSIPQQLSYGQAGGPMPAFQPFFFTSTFPVNVQELVLKVRIQNPNARENDFIEVELDRQELTYRSLLRVCCRELDISAEHVEKIRKLPNTMLRKDKDVARLQDFQELEVVLEKAEGLSLFSGTGGLTDRPCYNMKASRLTY